One genomic segment of Helianthus annuus cultivar XRQ/B chromosome 14, HanXRQr2.0-SUNRISE, whole genome shotgun sequence includes these proteins:
- the LOC110908370 gene encoding uncharacterized protein LOC110908370 produces the protein MVASGGRMKEVGMFSFHVFTGRWFMVFACLLIMSVAGATYMFALYSGDIKSSLGYDQSTLNLLSTFKDLGGNVGIISGLINEISPPWVVLLIGAAMNFSGYFMIWLAVTKKIAKPPVWQMCMFICIGANSQTFANTGALVTCVKNFPESRGVVLGLLKGFVGLSGAILTQLNHGFYGNDSKSLILFIGWLPAVVSMVFLGVVRVLKVVRQANELKTFYNLLYISLGLAGFLMVMIITQNKLQFSRPEFDATAIVVVILLFAPLGIVFREEFKFWKRKQEAGNHFPVVDIIATENPIGAIPQPPVREVSCWKTVFAPPVRGEDFTILQAIFSIDMLILFTTTTFGVGGTLTAIDNLGQIGRSLGYPVTSITTFVSLVSIWNYMGRVASGFVSEHLLARYKFPRPLMLTIVLCISCVGHLLIAFGVPNGLYVSSVIIGFCFGAQWPLIFAIISEIYGLKYYSTLYNLGGGASPVGAYILNVVVAGRLYDKEALKQLRARGMTRKEGEDLTCTGVDCYKMSFLIITGATVFACFISFILVLRTRKFYRSDIYKRFREAAETVKEPPTTLPMERKIGEKE, from the coding sequence ATGGTAGCTTCCGGTGGACGGATGAAAGAAGTCGGTATGTTCAGCTTTCACGTCTTCACCGGCAGGTGGTTCATGGTGTTTGCCTGCCTTCTCATTATGTCTGTCGCCGGAGCAACTTACATGTTCGCTTTGTACTCCGGCGACATTAAATCCTCTCTTGGGTATGACCAAAGCACCCTTAATCTCCTTAGCACGTTCAAAGATTTGGGTGGGAATGTTGGCATCATTTCGGGTTTAATAAACGAAATTTCACCACCGTGGGTGGTGCTTCTCATCGGTGCCGCCATGAACTTCTCCGGGTACTTCATGATTTGGCTGGCGGTCACCAAAAAAATAGCGAAACCACCCGTTTGGCAAATGTGTATGTTCATATGCATAGGTGCAAATTCACAAACGTTTGCCAATACAGGAGCTTTGGTTACTTGTGTAAAAAACTTCCCGGAAAGCCGAGGGGTGGTGTTGGGACTTCTCAAGGGTTTTGTAGGGTTAAGTGGTGCGATTCTCACTCAGTTGAATCATGGTTTTTATGGGAATGATTCTAAATCACTTATCTTGTTCATTGGATGGCTTCCGGCTGTGGTTTCGATGGTGTTTCTTGGAGTTGTTAGGGTGTTAAAAGTGGTGCGACAGGCTAATGAGCTCAAGACGTTCTATAACTTGTTATACATTTCTTTAGGGTTAGCAGGGTTTCTTATGGTTATGATCATAACCCAAAACAAGCTTCAGTTTTCAAGGCCCGAGTTTGATGCAACTGCCATTGTTGTTGTCATCTTACTCTTTGCTCCTCTTGGCATTGTTTTTAGAGAGGAATTTAAGTTTTGGAAACGAAAGCAGGAGGCGGGAAATCATTTCCCTGTGGTTGATATAATAGCAACCGAGAACCCGATCGGAGCCATACCGCAGCCTCCGGTGAGGGAAGTATCTTGTTGGAAAACTGTTTTTGCTCCACCGGTAAGAGGGGAAGACTTCACTATCTTACAAGCTATTTTTAGTATCGACATGTTGATACTATTCACAACTACCACTTTCGGTGTCGGTGGGACGCTTACCGCGATAGACAATCTCGGGCAGATTGGACGGTCTCTCGGGTACCCGGTTACTAGCATCACAACTTTTGTGTCACTAGTCAGTATCTGGAATTACATGGGTCGGGTCGCGTCGGGTTTTGTTTCTGAACACTTGTTAGCCAGGTATAAGTTTCCACGCCCATTGATGCTCACAATtgtcctttgtatttcttgtgtGGGACATCTTTTAATCGCGTTCGGGGTACCCAACGGGCTCTACGTGTCATCGGTCATCATCGGGTTTTGTTTCGGAGCCCAGTGGCCATTGATTTTCGCTATCATATCCGAAATATACGGGTTGAAATACTATTCAACCCTGTATAATTTGGGTGGTGGGGCGAGCCCGGTCGGGGCTTACATACTGAATGTGGTGGTAGCGGGTCGACTTTATGATAAAGAGGCACTAAAACAATTGAGAGCAAGGGGAATGACCCGGAAAGAGGGGGAGGATCTAACATGCACAGGAGTAGATTGTTATAAAATGTCTTTCCTTATTATAACCGGAGCAACAGTGTTTGCATGTTTTATCTCATTCATTTTAGTGCTTCGTACAAGAAAGTTTTACCGCAGTGATATTTACAAACGGTTTCGAGAGGCAGCGGAGACCGTCAAAGAACCACCAACGACGCTACCAATGGAAAGAAAAATAGGAGAGAAAGAGTAG